One genomic window of Halolamina sediminis includes the following:
- a CDS encoding 50S ribosomal protein L44e — protein sequence MEMPRRMNTYCPHCDAHHEHEVEKVRSGRQTGMKWAARQQKRGKKVIGNSGKFSKVPAGNKPTKKTHLKYICSDCNKAHMREGWRTGRLEFQE from the coding sequence ATGGAGATGCCACGCCGCATGAACACGTACTGTCCGCACTGTGACGCCCACCACGAACACGAGGTCGAGAAGGTTCGATCCGGCCGTCAGACCGGGATGAAGTGGGCCGCCCGCCAGCAGAAGCGCGGCAAGAAGGTCATCGGGAACTCCGGGAAGTTCTCGAAGGTGCCGGCCGGCAACAAGCCGACCAAGAAGACCCACCTGAAGTACATCTGCTCGGACTGCAACAAGGCGCACATGCGAGAAGGGTGGCGGACCGGCCGCCTGGAGTTCCAGGAATGA
- the rad50 gene encoding DNA double-strand break repair ATPase Rad50 — translation MKFDRLRLRNFKPYADTDLQFTDGVTVIHGLNGSGKSSLLEACFFALYGSKALDGTLDDAVTTGADETDVELWFTHAGEEYKITRELRRSGGSISTRTCVLEGPDTTVEGARDVREFVGNELLRMDSDAFRNCAYIRQGEVNRLINASPRERQEMIDDLLQLGKLEEYRERARDARLGVEDVLADKRGGLNKLEEQIERKEAKGLHDRLNDLESELSELDSEIERFEGNREDARETRDEAESVIEQAEERESELEELNDEIEELEASIRETESEREALLEEITEIRERIDEREAELDDLADAAGIDAATETAVAAAREELDEREADLREQRQEQRDRVTSLDSEAESLENEAERLREQAAEKRERADELEQEADDAETDREDLRDDLDEVAREREEIEEQFADAPVEMGEVEAHRESLREALDEVQGEIEETVGALASARDRVEEAEELLEEGNCPECGQPVEDSPHVDTLEADRERVEELSARLGELNGRKEELKADIGDAESLVEAESRAEVLAERHESKTERVEELEAEIESDRAEARELREETEELEAEAEETDAEAEAKAAEAEQAREQIAEFDEELDAIEDRRERLDAVEETLDTIENDEDEIDRLRERRESKAEIADERRDRLDDLRARRDDLREAFDRERVEQAREQRESAENYLEKVEAKLDSLAEQRDELTGEIGSVENEIRELEELREDREALAETVADLESLHEETEELERTYGDLRAELRQRNVESLERMLNETFDLAYGNDAYSHIELDGEYELTVYQKDGTPLSPDQLSGGERALFNLSLRCAIYRLLSEGIEGAAPTPPLILDEPTVFLDAGHVSRLVHLVEEMRGFGVRQILIVSHDEELVDAADELVTVEKDTTTNRSTARREDAATLSGAAALLESGDD, via the coding sequence GTGAAGTTCGACCGCCTGCGGCTCCGGAACTTCAAGCCGTACGCCGACACCGACCTGCAGTTCACCGACGGCGTCACCGTGATCCACGGGCTGAACGGCTCCGGGAAGTCGTCGCTACTGGAGGCCTGCTTCTTCGCGCTGTACGGCTCGAAGGCGCTGGACGGCACGCTCGACGACGCCGTCACCACCGGTGCCGACGAGACCGACGTGGAGCTGTGGTTCACCCACGCCGGCGAGGAGTACAAGATCACCCGGGAGCTCCGGCGCTCCGGCGGGTCGATCTCGACCCGGACCTGCGTACTGGAGGGGCCGGATACGACCGTCGAGGGCGCACGCGACGTGCGGGAGTTCGTCGGCAACGAACTGCTCCGGATGGACAGCGACGCGTTCCGTAACTGCGCGTACATCCGGCAGGGCGAGGTGAACCGACTGATCAACGCCTCCCCCCGAGAGCGACAGGAGATGATCGACGACCTGCTCCAGCTCGGGAAGCTGGAGGAGTACCGCGAGCGGGCCCGCGACGCCCGCCTCGGCGTCGAGGACGTGCTCGCGGACAAGCGCGGGGGACTGAACAAGCTCGAAGAACAGATCGAGCGGAAGGAAGCGAAGGGGCTCCACGACCGGCTCAACGACCTGGAGAGCGAGCTCTCCGAACTGGATTCGGAGATCGAGCGCTTCGAAGGGAACCGGGAGGACGCCCGGGAGACCAGAGACGAGGCCGAGTCCGTCATCGAGCAGGCCGAGGAGCGCGAGAGCGAACTCGAAGAGCTGAACGATGAGATCGAAGAGCTGGAGGCGTCGATCCGGGAGACCGAGAGCGAACGCGAGGCGCTCCTCGAAGAGATCACCGAGATCCGCGAGCGGATCGACGAGCGCGAGGCCGAACTCGACGATCTCGCCGACGCCGCCGGGATCGACGCCGCGACCGAGACAGCCGTCGCCGCAGCCCGCGAGGAACTCGACGAACGCGAAGCGGACCTCCGCGAGCAGCGACAGGAGCAGCGCGATCGAGTCACCAGCCTCGACAGCGAGGCCGAGAGCCTCGAGAACGAGGCCGAGCGACTACGTGAGCAGGCCGCCGAGAAGCGGGAGCGTGCCGACGAACTCGAGCAGGAAGCCGACGACGCCGAGACCGACCGCGAGGACCTGCGGGACGACCTCGACGAGGTGGCCCGAGAGCGCGAGGAGATCGAGGAGCAGTTCGCCGACGCGCCCGTCGAGATGGGCGAGGTCGAGGCCCACCGCGAGTCGCTCCGCGAGGCGCTCGACGAGGTACAGGGCGAGATCGAGGAGACAGTCGGAGCGCTCGCGTCCGCCCGCGACCGCGTCGAGGAGGCCGAAGAACTGCTCGAAGAAGGGAACTGTCCCGAATGTGGGCAGCCGGTCGAGGACTCCCCACACGTCGACACGCTGGAAGCGGACCGCGAGCGCGTCGAGGAGCTCTCCGCCCGGCTCGGGGAACTCAACGGCCGGAAGGAAGAGTTGAAAGCCGACATCGGGGACGCCGAGTCCCTCGTCGAAGCCGAGAGCCGCGCGGAGGTGCTCGCCGAGCGCCACGAGAGCAAGACCGAGCGCGTCGAGGAACTCGAAGCCGAAATCGAGAGCGACCGTGCGGAGGCTCGGGAACTCCGCGAGGAGACGGAAGAGCTCGAAGCCGAGGCCGAGGAGACCGACGCCGAGGCCGAGGCGAAAGCCGCCGAGGCAGAGCAGGCCCGCGAACAGATCGCCGAGTTCGACGAGGAACTCGACGCGATCGAGGATCGACGGGAGCGACTCGACGCCGTCGAGGAGACGCTCGACACCATCGAGAACGACGAGGACGAGATCGACCGCCTGCGGGAGCGGCGGGAGAGCAAGGCCGAGATCGCCGACGAGCGCCGGGACCGGCTGGACGACCTGCGGGCGCGCCGCGACGACCTCCGCGAGGCGTTCGACCGCGAGCGCGTCGAGCAGGCCCGCGAACAGCGCGAGAGCGCCGAGAACTACCTCGAGAAAGTCGAAGCCAAACTCGACTCGCTGGCCGAGCAGCGCGACGAGCTCACCGGCGAGATCGGGAGCGTCGAGAACGAGATCCGGGAGCTGGAGGAGCTCCGCGAGGACCGCGAGGCGCTCGCCGAGACCGTTGCGGATCTGGAGTCACTCCACGAGGAGACCGAGGAACTGGAGCGAACGTACGGCGACCTGCGGGCCGAACTCCGCCAGCGGAACGTCGAGAGCCTCGAACGGATGCTGAACGAGACGTTCGACCTCGCGTACGGCAACGACGCCTACTCCCACATCGAGCTCGACGGCGAGTACGAACTCACCGTCTACCAGAAAGACGGCACGCCGCTGTCGCCGGACCAGCTCTCCGGCGGCGAGCGTGCGCTGTTCAACCTCTCGCTGCGGTGTGCGATCTACCGGCTACTCTCGGAAGGGATCGAAGGCGCGGCACCCACCCCGCCGCTGATCCTCGACGAGCCGACGGTGTTCCTCGACGCCGGACACGTCTCCCGGCTCGTCCATCTGGTCGAGGAGATGCGCGGGTTCGGCGTGCGCCAGATCCTGATCGTGAGCCACGACGAGGAGCTGGTCGACGCCGCCGACGAGCTGGTCACCGTCGAGAAGGACACGACGACGAACCGCTCGACCGCGCGCCGGGAGGACGCCGCGACGCTCTCCGGTGCGGCGGCGCTGCTGGAGAGCGGGGACGACTAG
- a CDS encoding HAH_0734 family protein, with protein sequence MKQLIVHGDAGFRRDDVIEVDGEELICFGMNKQGDWHGPDEPQLWCTVGTEDEREEYDKRQYVPNWLETESVDAEDVEIVSEKNPLNV encoded by the coding sequence ATGAAGCAGCTCATCGTCCACGGCGACGCCGGGTTCCGACGCGACGACGTCATCGAGGTCGACGGGGAGGAGCTGATCTGTTTCGGCATGAACAAGCAGGGCGACTGGCACGGGCCGGACGAGCCCCAGCTGTGGTGTACGGTCGGCACGGAGGACGAACGCGAGGAGTACGACAAGCGACAGTACGTCCCCAACTGGCTCGAAACCGAGAGCGTCGACGCCGAGGACGTCGAGATCGTGAGCGAGAAGAACCCGCTGAACGTATAG
- the pan1 gene encoding proteasome-activating nucleotidase Pan1: MSDTVDDVELPYEETASQQEKIESLRDRLEDLEDQNEQMRDSLLDANAENNKYQQKLERLSHENEKLKQSPLFVATVQEVNDDGVVIKQHGNNQEALTEITDEMREDIEPDDRVAVNNSLSVVQKLTRETDVRARVMQIDHSPDVTYGDIGGLEDQMREVRETVELPLQQPGTFDKVGIQPPSGILLHGPPGTGKTMLAKAVANETDASFIKMAGSELVHKFIGEGAKLVRDLFEVARENEPAVIFIDEIDAIASKRTDSKTSGDAEVQRTMMQLLSEMDGFDERGDIRIIAATNRFDMLDEAILRPGRFDRLIEVPKPDPEGRELIFQIHTRDMNVSDDVNFAELAELADDASGADVKAICTEAGMFAIRDDRTEIEKRDFVEAWEKLQGSETMETGDSPAFA; this comes from the coding sequence ATGAGCGATACGGTTGACGACGTCGAACTCCCCTACGAGGAGACGGCGTCGCAACAGGAGAAGATCGAGTCCCTACGTGACCGCCTCGAGGATCTGGAGGACCAGAACGAGCAGATGCGGGACAGCCTGCTGGACGCCAACGCCGAGAACAACAAGTACCAGCAGAAACTCGAACGGCTCTCCCACGAGAACGAGAAGCTCAAGCAGTCACCGCTGTTCGTCGCGACGGTCCAGGAGGTCAACGACGACGGCGTCGTGATCAAGCAGCACGGCAACAACCAGGAGGCCCTGACCGAGATCACCGACGAGATGCGCGAGGACATCGAACCCGATGACCGCGTCGCGGTCAACAACTCGCTGTCGGTCGTCCAGAAGCTCACCCGCGAGACGGACGTGCGGGCCCGCGTGATGCAGATCGACCACTCGCCGGACGTGACCTACGGCGACATCGGCGGCCTCGAAGACCAGATGCGCGAGGTCCGCGAGACGGTCGAACTCCCCCTCCAGCAGCCCGGAACGTTCGACAAGGTCGGCATCCAGCCGCCCAGCGGCATCCTGCTCCACGGCCCGCCGGGCACGGGGAAGACGATGCTCGCGAAGGCGGTCGCGAACGAGACCGACGCGAGCTTCATCAAGATGGCCGGCTCCGAGCTGGTCCACAAGTTCATCGGCGAGGGCGCAAAGCTCGTCCGCGACCTGTTCGAGGTCGCTCGCGAGAACGAGCCCGCGGTGATCTTCATCGACGAGATCGACGCCATCGCCTCCAAGCGGACGGACTCGAAGACATCCGGCGACGCCGAGGTCCAGCGCACGATGATGCAGCTGCTCTCGGAGATGGACGGGTTCGACGAGCGCGGTGACATCCGCATCATCGCCGCGACCAACCGCTTCGACATGCTCGACGAGGCGATCCTGCGGCCCGGCCGCTTCGACCGCCTGATCGAGGTGCCCAAGCCCGACCCCGAGGGTCGCGAGCTCATCTTCCAGATCCACACCCGCGACATGAACGTCTCCGACGACGTGAACTTCGCCGAACTCGCGGAGCTGGCCGACGACGCCTCCGGCGCCGACGTGAAGGCGATCTGTACGGAGGCCGGGATGTTCGCGATCCGCGACGACCGCACCGAGATCGAGAAGCGCGACTTCGTCGAGGCCTGGGAGAAGCTCCAGGGTAGCGAGACGATGGAGACCGGCGACTCCCCCGCGTTCGCCTGA
- a CDS encoding DUF2298 domain-containing protein codes for MQYLAVLVWLAVFAGLAVLGYPAAARLFSRFRSSGAGFALPIALVTVWLPVYWLGKLSFGPLTVAAGLAVLVGVAAALSLDREALRDRELRLGEEIGIDRRAAAETAVVFLAAFLFLIAVRSVDPAVHAAGGEKYLDYGMLRTLLRSGTLPPEDFWFAGEPVQYYYGGHLVAAILTVLTGSAPELAYNLALAGFYAMLVTAAYDLAANVAAEREFDARTGGAVAAFFVGFASNFATIGRILLGFLPPGLRESLAPGIEALPLSGEGFSYWNASRVITDTVGGNTFPTINEFPLFAWLNGDMHAHMMGTPFLLLAAALGFALYLTPAEERRRRLGLLAVVPLLGFFQIVTSTWSFPSVFGVTYLALALAPADPTGLLPNDVAERVRAGRQQVADLIGGDGADRALAELERLLVPLGVVGGLVAVAGVLGLPFLTRTMTGGSERTIALLPAAARSGVLELFAVHGAFLCVFGLFLFSRLRGDERLPLLTAVLGVGAVAVTLPLDVLAFTLPLLVVGWAVLRFRDAGYETVLIVAGAGLVTIVEFVYVSEQAGPLRMNTVFKTYMQVWVLWSVGAGTAVAGLLAGAKRAVQRAERPGVGRGVVVPAFVALLVVSTSLYGGFALSGHFADASDPTLDATEMPSWYEEGELAAVDWLDWNADGETVIVSAPAQGGTPGMYNWNSAIASSLTGVPTVVGWAHEVGYRGSEAYDARVGAVDALYTGSPADAASVIREHDVNYVWVGSAERNRYGDELVNFSDRAGYEPVFTHGDVVVYEVTAAELPT; via the coding sequence ATGCAGTATCTCGCCGTGCTCGTGTGGCTGGCCGTCTTCGCGGGGTTGGCCGTGCTCGGCTACCCGGCCGCGGCCCGGCTGTTTTCTCGGTTCCGGAGCAGCGGAGCCGGGTTCGCGCTCCCGATCGCGCTGGTGACGGTCTGGCTCCCGGTGTACTGGCTCGGGAAGCTCTCCTTCGGCCCGCTCACGGTTGCTGCGGGGCTGGCGGTGCTGGTCGGCGTCGCGGCCGCCCTCAGTCTCGACCGCGAGGCACTTCGGGACAGGGAGCTCCGCCTCGGCGAGGAAATCGGAATCGATCGCCGCGCCGCCGCCGAGACCGCGGTCGTCTTCCTCGCGGCGTTCCTGTTCCTGATCGCGGTCCGCAGCGTCGACCCCGCGGTCCACGCCGCCGGCGGCGAGAAGTACCTCGACTACGGGATGCTCCGCACGCTGCTCCGTTCGGGGACGCTGCCGCCGGAGGACTTCTGGTTCGCGGGCGAGCCGGTGCAGTACTACTACGGCGGTCACCTGGTCGCCGCGATCCTGACGGTCCTGACGGGCAGCGCGCCCGAACTCGCGTACAACCTCGCGCTCGCGGGGTTCTACGCGATGCTCGTGACCGCGGCGTACGACCTCGCCGCGAACGTCGCGGCCGAACGGGAGTTCGACGCACGAACCGGCGGCGCCGTCGCCGCCTTCTTCGTGGGGTTCGCGAGCAACTTCGCGACGATCGGCCGGATTCTGCTTGGCTTCCTTCCCCCCGGGCTGCGGGAATCGCTCGCGCCGGGGATCGAGGCGCTCCCGCTGTCGGGTGAGGGGTTCAGCTACTGGAACGCCAGCCGCGTGATCACCGACACCGTCGGCGGCAACACGTTCCCGACGATCAACGAGTTCCCGCTGTTCGCGTGGCTCAACGGCGACATGCACGCCCACATGATGGGCACCCCGTTCCTCCTGCTCGCGGCGGCGCTGGGGTTCGCGCTCTACCTGACGCCGGCCGAAGAGCGTCGTCGACGGCTCGGCCTGCTCGCAGTCGTCCCCCTGCTCGGCTTCTTCCAGATCGTTACGAGCACCTGGAGCTTCCCCTCGGTGTTCGGCGTCACCTACCTCGCGCTCGCACTCGCCCCGGCCGACCCGACCGGGCTCCTCCCCAACGATGTGGCCGAGCGCGTTCGCGCGGGACGACAGCAAGTGGCCGACTTAATCGGCGGCGACGGCGCGGACCGCGCGCTCGCCGAACTCGAACGGCTGCTCGTCCCCCTCGGCGTCGTTGGCGGCCTCGTCGCGGTCGCGGGCGTGCTTGGGCTTCCGTTCCTCACGCGGACGATGACCGGCGGGAGCGAGCGGACGATCGCGCTTCTCCCCGCGGCAGCCCGCAGCGGCGTCCTCGAACTGTTCGCCGTCCACGGCGCGTTCCTGTGCGTGTTCGGACTGTTCCTGTTCTCGCGACTGCGTGGCGACGAGCGACTGCCGCTGCTGACCGCCGTGCTCGGCGTCGGCGCCGTCGCCGTCACGCTCCCGCTCGACGTGCTGGCGTTCACGCTCCCGCTGCTGGTCGTCGGCTGGGCGGTGCTGCGGTTCCGCGACGCGGGCTACGAGACGGTGCTGATCGTCGCCGGCGCGGGGCTGGTGACGATCGTGGAGTTCGTCTACGTCAGCGAGCAGGCCGGCCCGCTCCGGATGAACACCGTGTTCAAGACGTACATGCAGGTCTGGGTGCTATGGAGCGTCGGCGCGGGTACCGCAGTCGCCGGGCTCCTGGCCGGCGCGAAACGAGCGGTCCAGCGCGCGGAGCGTCCCGGGGTGGGACGGGGCGTCGTGGTTCCCGCGTTCGTCGCATTGCTCGTGGTGTCGACCTCGCTGTACGGCGGGTTCGCACTCTCGGGGCACTTCGCTGACGCGAGCGATCCGACGCTCGACGCGACCGAGATGCCGTCGTGGTACGAGGAGGGCGAGCTCGCGGCGGTCGACTGGCTCGACTGGAACGCCGACGGGGAGACGGTGATCGTCTCGGCGCCGGCACAGGGCGGCACACCCGGGATGTACAACTGGAACTCCGCGATCGCGTCCAGCCTGACCGGCGTGCCCACGGTCGTCGGCTGGGCCCACGAGGTCGGCTACCGCGGGAGCGAGGCGTACGACGCCCGCGTCGGCGCCGTCGACGCACTCTACACCGGATCGCCCGCCGACGCCGCGTCGGTGATCCGTGAGCACGACGTGAACTACGTCTGGGTGGGGAGCGCCGAACGGAACCGCTACGGCGACGAGCTGGTGAACTTCTCGGACCGCGCGGGGTACGAGCCCGTGTTCACCCACGGCGACGTGGTGGTGTACGAGGTGACGGCGGCGGAGCTTCCGACGTGA
- a CDS encoding RNA-protein complex protein Nop10 — protein MTKSDIRVCSAWASTHDRPVYTLSAECPECGAEAINSAPAPFDPADPYGEYRRRARDAGPDTN, from the coding sequence ATGACGAAGTCGGACATCCGCGTCTGCTCGGCGTGGGCGTCCACTCACGATCGGCCCGTCTACACGCTTTCTGCAGAGTGTCCGGAGTGTGGCGCCGAGGCGATCAACTCCGCCCCGGCGCCGTTCGACCCTGCGGACCCCTACGGCGAGTACCGCCGGCGGGCGCGCGACGCCGGCCCCGACACGAACTGA
- the mre11 gene encoding DNA double-strand break repair protein Mre11, translating into MTRVIHTGDTHVGYQQYHSPERRADFRRAFDAVVDDAIEEGVDAVVHAGDLFHDRRPELPDLMAVLSALRRLDDADIPFLAIVGNHEATRTGEWLDLFEGTGLATRLGDSPVVVGDTAFYGLDWVPESRRDDLEYEFESHGATHAALVSHGLFTPFEFGEWDTETVLAESTVEFDAMLLGDNHKPDTAEVAGTWVSYCGSTERASASEEDARGYNLVTFDDGVDIRRRSLDTRPFAFVSVDLAEGEGVERVREQVRQHDLEDAVCIVEITGEGEPVTPAAVEEAGEAGGALLVRVTDRREIEEEADIGVSFADPDEAVSERVSEMGLSTAARDVDETVRESKVADSNVREEIKNRVTDLLDDDPAAFEPAGEEEEVTDGDDGSEPDAGADEPIPQTDGDEQGTMEEYL; encoded by the coding sequence ATGACTCGGGTGATACACACGGGCGACACCCACGTCGGCTACCAGCAGTACCACTCCCCCGAGCGCCGGGCGGACTTCCGCCGGGCGTTCGACGCCGTCGTCGACGACGCGATCGAGGAGGGCGTCGACGCGGTGGTCCACGCCGGCGACCTGTTCCACGACCGCCGGCCCGAACTGCCGGACCTGATGGCCGTCCTCTCCGCGCTGCGGCGGCTGGACGACGCCGACATCCCGTTCCTCGCGATCGTCGGCAACCACGAGGCCACCCGGACCGGCGAGTGGCTGGACCTGTTCGAGGGGACGGGGCTCGCGACCCGGCTGGGCGACAGCCCCGTCGTCGTCGGGGACACCGCGTTCTACGGGCTCGACTGGGTGCCCGAATCGCGCCGGGACGACCTCGAGTACGAGTTCGAGAGCCACGGCGCCACCCACGCGGCGCTGGTCTCCCACGGGCTGTTCACCCCCTTCGAGTTCGGCGAATGGGACACCGAGACCGTGCTCGCGGAATCGACCGTCGAGTTCGACGCGATGCTGCTCGGCGACAACCACAAGCCCGACACCGCGGAGGTCGCGGGGACGTGGGTGAGCTACTGCGGCTCGACCGAGCGCGCGAGCGCAAGCGAGGAGGACGCTCGCGGCTACAACCTCGTCACGTTCGACGACGGGGTGGACATCCGCCGGCGCAGCCTCGACACCCGGCCGTTCGCGTTCGTCTCCGTCGACCTCGCCGAGGGCGAGGGCGTCGAGCGCGTGCGCGAGCAGGTGCGCCAGCACGACCTCGAGGACGCGGTCTGTATCGTCGAGATCACCGGCGAGGGCGAGCCCGTGACGCCCGCGGCGGTCGAGGAGGCCGGCGAGGCCGGGGGCGCGCTGCTCGTCCGCGTCACTGACCGCCGCGAGATCGAGGAGGAAGCCGATATCGGCGTCAGCTTCGCCGACCCCGACGAGGCGGTCAGCGAGCGAGTCTCGGAGATGGGACTCTCGACGGCCGCCCGCGACGTGGACGAGACCGTCCGGGAGAGCAAGGTGGCCGACTCGAACGTCCGCGAGGAGATCAAGAACCGCGTGACCGACCTGCTCGACGACGACCCGGCCGCGTTCGAGCCGGCCGGTGAGGAGGAGGAAGTGACCGACGGTGACGACGGCAGTGAGCCGGACGCCGGGGCCGACGAACCGATCCCACAAACTGACGGCGACGAGCAGGGCACCATGGAGGAGTACCTGTGA
- a CDS encoding translation initiation factor IF-2 subunit alpha: MAGNEWPEPGELVVGTVDEIADFGVFVDMEGYEHRGLVHVSEVASGWIKNVRDHVSVGRTVVAKVLEVDESAQQVDLSLKDVNEHQRKQTIQEWKNQQKADKWMELAFGEDHDRDDVVEALTAEYDSLYTAFEEAAVHGMEALDDVGLDDEAAQAVVQTARENVSVPYVNVTGYVDIRSPGPGGVDDVKAALRAAEGDGDHEVPEEVELEVSYVGAPEYRIEVQAPDYKTAEAELEAAAARAETAIEERGGTAEYHRERNEPEE; encoded by the coding sequence ATGGCGGGGAACGAGTGGCCCGAGCCGGGTGAGCTCGTCGTCGGCACCGTCGACGAGATCGCCGACTTCGGCGTGTTCGTCGACATGGAGGGGTACGAGCACCGCGGACTGGTCCACGTCTCGGAGGTCGCCTCCGGCTGGATCAAGAACGTCCGCGACCACGTCAGCGTCGGCCGGACGGTCGTCGCGAAGGTGCTCGAAGTCGACGAGTCGGCCCAACAGGTCGACCTCTCGCTCAAGGACGTCAACGAGCACCAGCGCAAGCAGACGATCCAAGAGTGGAAGAACCAACAGAAGGCCGACAAGTGGATGGAGCTCGCCTTCGGCGAGGACCACGACCGCGACGACGTGGTCGAGGCGCTGACCGCCGAGTACGACTCGCTGTACACGGCGTTCGAGGAGGCCGCCGTCCACGGGATGGAGGCGCTCGACGACGTTGGGCTCGACGACGAGGCCGCACAGGCGGTCGTCCAGACCGCCCGGGAGAACGTCTCGGTGCCGTACGTCAACGTCACCGGCTACGTCGACATCCGCTCGCCCGGCCCCGGGGGCGTCGACGACGTGAAGGCCGCGCTGCGGGCCGCCGAGGGTGATGGGGACCACGAAGTCCCCGAAGAGGTCGAACTCGAAGTGTCCTACGTCGGCGCGCCGGAGTACCGCATCGAGGTGCAGGCGCCCGACTACAAGACAGCCGAAGCGGAGCTCGAAGCCGCGGCGGCGCGCGCCGAGACGGCGATCGAGGAGCGCGGCGGTACCGCCGAGTACCACCGCGAGCGCAACGAACCCGAAGAATGA
- a CDS encoding PAC2 family protein — protein MDPIDIETVADPELRDPVLVEGLPGVGHVGKLAAEHLLEEFESTLVRRVYADEFPPQVDVDDDGVASLTHASFHAVDLSSPTPTDVEEEQESEDDGDEADDENPEGDALADGGEVDEDDDGESEDAEEDDPGTVPTDRDLLVLTGNHQAGSNKGHYQLTEAFLDVAEGFGVEEAYALGGVPTGELIEEHNVLGAVSDGELTDSLSEAGVEFRGDEPAGGIVGVSGLLLGLGGRRGLDVACLMGETSGYLVDPKSAQTVLETLEQQLDFRVNFAALEKRAEEMEEVVSKIQQMQEGGSGGMGGDEELRYIG, from the coding sequence ATGGATCCCATCGATATCGAGACGGTCGCAGACCCGGAGCTCCGCGACCCCGTGCTCGTCGAGGGGCTGCCCGGCGTCGGCCACGTCGGGAAGCTCGCCGCCGAGCACCTGCTCGAGGAGTTCGAGAGCACGCTCGTCCGGCGGGTGTACGCCGACGAGTTCCCGCCGCAGGTCGACGTCGACGACGACGGCGTCGCCTCGCTGACCCACGCCTCCTTCCACGCGGTCGATCTCTCTTCGCCGACTCCGACCGACGTGGAGGAGGAGCAGGAGAGCGAGGACGACGGGGACGAGGCCGACGACGAGAACCCCGAGGGCGACGCGCTCGCCGACGGCGGTGAAGTCGACGAGGACGACGATGGGGAGAGCGAAGACGCCGAAGAAGACGACCCCGGCACCGTCCCGACCGACCGCGACCTGCTCGTCCTCACGGGGAACCACCAGGCCGGGAGCAACAAGGGCCACTACCAGCTCACGGAGGCGTTCCTCGACGTGGCCGAGGGGTTCGGCGTCGAGGAGGCGTACGCGCTGGGCGGCGTCCCGACGGGCGAGCTCATCGAGGAGCACAACGTCCTCGGCGCCGTCAGCGACGGCGAACTCACCGACTCCCTTTCCGAGGCGGGCGTGGAGTTCCGCGGCGACGAACCCGCCGGCGGCATCGTCGGCGTCTCGGGGCTACTGCTCGGCCTCGGCGGCCGGCGCGGCCTCGACGTGGCCTGCCTGATGGGCGAAACTAGCGGCTACCTCGTCGACCCCAAAAGCGCACAGACGGTGCTTGAGACGCTGGAGCAGCAGCTCGACTTCCGCGTGAACTTCGCCGCGCTGGAGAAGCGCGCCGAGGAGATGGAGGAGGTCGTCAGCAAGATCCAGCAGATGCAGGAGGGCGGCAGTGGCGGGATGGGCGGCGACGAGGAGCTGCGCTACATCGGCTGA
- a CDS encoding 30S ribosomal protein S27e: MTGSFLTVVCPDCENEQVLFQKAATTVNCAVCGTTLATPTGGKAEINGDVADTVEAR; encoded by the coding sequence ATGACGGGGAGTTTCCTCACCGTCGTCTGTCCGGACTGTGAGAACGAGCAGGTGCTGTTCCAGAAGGCCGCCACGACTGTCAACTGTGCCGTCTGTGGCACCACGCTGGCGACGCCCACCGGCGGGAAGGCGGAGATCAACGGCGACGTCGCCGACACCGTCGAGGCGCGATAG
- a CDS encoding MazG-like family protein — protein MPEQREVAQFLEENGMTAPPAYRLLDLAAEVGEVAADAAKSSEYGDEPDSLSVPEDELGDALFALLALAEELETDAGEALATSLSKYEARIDANGDAGSGA, from the coding sequence ATGCCCGAACAGCGCGAGGTCGCTCAGTTCCTCGAGGAGAACGGGATGACCGCGCCGCCGGCGTATCGCCTGCTCGATCTCGCCGCCGAAGTGGGCGAGGTCGCGGCCGACGCTGCGAAGTCGAGCGAGTACGGCGACGAGCCCGACTCGCTTTCGGTCCCCGAGGACGAACTCGGCGACGCGCTGTTCGCACTGTTAGCGCTCGCCGAGGAGCTGGAAACTGATGCCGGCGAGGCGCTGGCAACGTCGCTCTCGAAGTACGAGGCGCGCATCGACGCCAACGGCGACGCCGGCTCGGGCGCTTAG